The proteins below come from a single Isoptericola dokdonensis DS-3 genomic window:
- a CDS encoding ABC transporter ATP-binding protein, with amino-acid sequence MIRARGLTKTFQRGKEKVEAVKGIDVDVAEGELVAFLGPNGAGKSTTLRMLTSLLAPTAGTASVAGYDVVTHPTQVRARLGFIGQGNGGGFSYQVRDELDNQGRFYGLAPAEYRRRAADLIEALELGGLEKRTVQSLSGGQRRRLDVALGLMNHPPLLFLDEPSTGLDPHARANLWEHITAMRERFGMTIVLTTHYLEEADGMAERVVVIDHGEIIADAAPAALKREHADDVVTLGTTPGSPDTARRALGAVVGDGTPHTGTVEVDEAPDGLTVRIATAQGAERLPEAIDALRGVGLATTSATAKQASLDDVFLNLTGRSLREEAA; translated from the coding sequence ATGATCCGAGCGCGCGGTCTCACCAAGACCTTCCAGCGCGGCAAGGAGAAGGTCGAGGCGGTCAAGGGCATCGACGTCGACGTCGCCGAGGGCGAGCTCGTCGCCTTCCTCGGCCCCAACGGCGCCGGCAAGTCCACCACCCTGCGCATGCTCACCTCCCTGCTGGCCCCCACCGCGGGCACCGCGAGCGTCGCCGGGTATGACGTCGTCACCCACCCCACCCAGGTGCGGGCCCGGCTCGGGTTCATCGGCCAGGGCAACGGCGGCGGCTTCAGCTACCAGGTGCGCGACGAGCTGGACAACCAGGGGCGCTTCTACGGGCTGGCGCCCGCCGAGTACCGCCGCCGCGCGGCCGACCTGATCGAGGCGCTCGAGCTCGGCGGGCTCGAGAAGCGCACCGTGCAGTCGCTCTCCGGAGGGCAGCGACGTCGGCTCGACGTCGCCCTCGGCCTCATGAACCACCCGCCGCTGCTGTTCCTCGACGAGCCCAGCACCGGCCTCGACCCGCACGCCCGCGCCAACCTGTGGGAGCACATCACCGCCATGCGCGAGCGGTTCGGCATGACCATCGTGCTCACCACGCACTACCTCGAGGAGGCCGACGGCATGGCCGAGCGCGTGGTCGTCATCGACCACGGCGAGATCATCGCCGACGCCGCGCCCGCCGCCCTCAAGCGCGAGCACGCCGACGACGTCGTCACCCTCGGCACCACGCCCGGCTCGCCCGACACCGCCCGGCGGGCGCTCGGCGCCGTCGTCGGCGACGGCACGCCGCACACCGGCACCGTCGAGGTCGACGAGGCGCCCGACGGCCTGACCGTGCGCATCGCCACCGCCCAAGGGGCCGAACGACTCCCCGAAGCCATCGACGCCCTGCGCGGCGTCGGCCTGGCCACCACGTCGGCGACCGCCAAGCAGGCCAGCCTCGACGACGTGTTCCTCAACCTGACCGGCCGCAGCCTGCGCGAGGAGGCCGCATGA
- a CDS encoding TetR/AcrR family transcriptional regulator: MTDTRPAEDTSRRLALLWDPPQPSTRGRRATLTLPDVVAAGIAVAHAGGLEALSMRKVAGHLGVGAMTLYTYVPGRTELIDLMIDAAFAELTLPEPGAPWRDALTRYATEHHDLYLRHPWILQTNMWRLPLAPHVLDAEEAGLRVLSEAGLPAGRVVEVIGLVDSTVRGLARAAVAEQAEGSSTGTSNDDYWESMSEFWGTWFDPARYPTMTRVWEAGGFDTGHASFEATFQRLLDGVELAVDRAAAEHGTTGRG, from the coding sequence ATGACCGACACCCGCCCGGCCGAGGACACCAGCCGCCGGCTCGCCCTGCTCTGGGACCCGCCGCAGCCCTCCACCCGGGGCCGGCGCGCCACCCTCACGCTCCCCGACGTCGTCGCCGCGGGCATCGCCGTCGCGCACGCGGGCGGGCTGGAGGCGCTGTCCATGCGCAAGGTCGCGGGCCACCTCGGCGTCGGCGCCATGACCCTCTACACCTACGTCCCCGGCCGCACCGAGCTGATCGACCTCATGATCGACGCCGCGTTCGCCGAGCTCACGCTGCCCGAGCCCGGCGCGCCCTGGCGGGACGCCCTGACCCGGTACGCCACCGAGCACCACGACCTCTACCTGCGCCACCCGTGGATCCTGCAGACCAACATGTGGCGGCTCCCGCTCGCCCCGCACGTGCTCGACGCCGAGGAGGCCGGCCTGCGCGTGCTGTCCGAGGCCGGCCTGCCCGCCGGACGCGTCGTCGAGGTCATCGGGCTGGTCGACTCGACCGTCCGCGGCCTCGCCCGCGCCGCCGTCGCCGAGCAGGCCGAGGGATCGAGCACCGGCACCAGCAACGACGACTACTGGGAGTCGATGTCCGAGTTCTGGGGCACCTGGTTCGACCCCGCCCGCTACCCCACCATGACCCGCGTCTGGGAGGCCGGGGGCTTCGACACCGGCCACGCGTCGTTCGAGGCCACGTTCCAGCGTCTGCTCGACGGCGTCGAGCTCGCCGTCGACCGCGCCGCGGCCGAGCACGGAACCACCGGCCGGGGCTGA
- a CDS encoding HPr family phosphocarrier protein translates to MERHTVVEIAEGLHARTAARFARLAADQGVALRISRAGAGPVDAASVLGVMTLGADAGTAVVLHADDDADPATATAALDALEEFLARRGGAPEGTP, encoded by the coding sequence ATGGAACGCCACACCGTCGTGGAGATCGCCGAGGGCCTGCACGCCCGCACGGCGGCCCGGTTCGCCCGTCTCGCCGCCGATCAGGGGGTCGCGCTGCGCATCTCGCGCGCAGGCGCCGGTCCCGTGGACGCGGCCAGCGTCCTGGGAGTGATGACGCTCGGCGCCGACGCCGGCACCGCCGTCGTCCTGCACGCCGACGACGACGCCGACCCCGCCACCGCGACCGCCGCCCTGGACGCGCTGGAGGAGTTCCTTGCCAGGAGGGGCGGCGCCCCCGAAGGGACCCCGTGA
- a CDS encoding ATP-binding protein: MEHLIERRMSRIVRDRSATAPVLLLEGPRGVGKSTLLREVASATDATVIDLDREDYLQLAHSSPSTLVGADLPVLIDEYQKAPLLLDAIKARLNQHTQAGMFVLAGSTSYESLPQGTQALTGRLQRLSVAPLTQTEIDGTDNDLIARAFDGDIQHRLAATATSRTEYVARVTRGGMPLALTQPTDPDRSRWFEAHVRQSIERDAGELRRIGRRSDLRDVLTRTVGQTASVLNISKVTQDVAPSWDTTSAYVELLEALFLVRRLPAWGTTVLPRSIEAPKIHVVDSGIGAHLLRLSPSKLRRLDPSALTEFGHLLESFVVQEAIRQSTWMHEPVTAGYWRTRDNVEVDLVLERYDGTVVAIEVKAGDHVKKAQISPLVALRDRLGPSFAAGITFYTGETGYQMDDRIHALPVDRLWT, from the coding sequence ATGGAGCACTTGATCGAGCGTCGCATGTCCAGGATCGTCCGTGATCGCTCGGCGACGGCCCCCGTCCTCCTTCTCGAAGGGCCCCGTGGCGTCGGAAAGTCGACCTTGCTCCGTGAGGTGGCGTCAGCCACGGACGCGACGGTGATCGACCTTGATCGCGAGGACTACCTCCAGCTCGCCCACAGCAGTCCGTCGACGCTCGTCGGGGCAGACCTACCGGTGCTCATCGACGAGTACCAGAAGGCCCCGCTGCTCCTGGACGCGATCAAGGCTCGGCTCAACCAGCACACCCAGGCCGGGATGTTCGTCCTCGCGGGATCGACCAGCTACGAGTCCCTTCCGCAGGGAACGCAGGCGCTCACAGGTCGTCTCCAACGGCTGTCGGTCGCACCACTCACGCAGACCGAGATCGACGGGACCGACAACGACCTCATCGCCCGAGCATTCGACGGAGACATCCAGCACCGCCTCGCCGCAACGGCGACCTCGCGGACGGAGTATGTCGCTCGCGTGACACGCGGCGGCATGCCGCTCGCTCTCACCCAACCGACAGATCCCGACCGGTCACGCTGGTTCGAAGCACACGTGCGACAGTCGATCGAGCGCGACGCCGGCGAGCTGCGTCGTATCGGCCGCCGGTCGGACCTCAGGGACGTACTGACGCGCACCGTCGGACAGACCGCCAGCGTCCTCAACATCTCCAAGGTCACCCAGGATGTGGCGCCGTCGTGGGACACCACGTCGGCCTACGTCGAACTCCTCGAAGCACTGTTCCTCGTCCGTCGGCTCCCCGCATGGGGAACGACCGTCCTGCCGCGAAGCATCGAGGCCCCGAAGATTCACGTCGTCGACTCGGGGATCGGCGCCCATCTGCTGCGACTGAGTCCGTCCAAGCTGCGACGACTCGATCCATCCGCCCTCACCGAGTTCGGGCACCTGCTCGAGTCGTTCGTCGTCCAGGAGGCCATCCGGCAGTCGACCTGGATGCACGAACCGGTGACCGCCGGCTACTGGCGCACGCGGGACAACGTGGAGGTCGATCTCGTGCTCGAGCGCTACGACGGCACCGTCGTCGCCATCGAGGTCAAAGCCGGGGACCATGTGAAGAAGGCTCAGATCTCACCGCTCGTCGCACTCCGAGACCGCCTCGGCCCGTCGTTCGCCGCAGGGATCACCTTCTACACCGGCGAGACCGGATATCAGATGGACGACCGCATCCATGCACTTCCGGTCGACCGGCTCTGGACCTGA
- the ptsP gene encoding phosphoenolpyruvate--protein phosphotransferase — protein sequence MSTTLTGAPVSPGRAAGPAVTMPDPVPEPRTSRLAGTDVETAVERLGEAARSVRDELTERAAAATGTAADLLAVTAAMAADPALVSDAERRIRVDRLTPERAIWDAARGLARQLEKIGPPLSERARDVRDVRDRIVAELIGVRPPGVPRPDHPFVLVADDLAPADTATLDPEVVLGVVTSGGGPTSHTAILARALGIPAVVAVRGAEQIVDGEIILLDGGAGVVVRAPDPATVAAAQQREAARRAFDGTGRTADGTRVELLANVADPAGAQAATEAHAEGVGLFRTEFCFLGRSAEPAVSEQVAAYRRVLASFPGRKVVVRTLDAGADKPLPFVTSDGEPNPALGVRGLRTAVRRPAVLDRQLQAIATAADAENADVWVMAPMVSTAAEAAEFVAACARHGLSTAGVMIEVPAAALRAASVFEHAAFGSLGTNDLVQYTMAADRMLGDLATLSTPWQPAVLDLVRATCDGAAVHGRPVGVCGEAAADATLAPVLVGLGVRSLSMTPRALADVAAVLARVDLDECRRLADLALAVDDPIAARSAVRDAIRPVLTDLGL from the coding sequence GTGAGCACGACGCTCACCGGGGCGCCCGTCAGCCCGGGCCGCGCGGCAGGACCAGCGGTGACGATGCCGGACCCCGTGCCGGAGCCCCGCACGAGCCGCCTCGCCGGAACGGACGTGGAGACCGCCGTCGAACGGCTGGGGGAGGCCGCGCGCAGCGTGCGCGACGAGCTGACGGAGCGGGCCGCCGCAGCGACGGGCACGGCTGCGGACCTGCTGGCGGTCACGGCGGCGATGGCCGCGGACCCGGCGCTGGTGTCCGACGCCGAACGGCGGATCCGGGTGGACCGGCTCACCCCGGAGCGCGCCATCTGGGACGCGGCCCGCGGGCTGGCGCGCCAGCTCGAGAAGATCGGCCCGCCGCTGTCCGAGCGGGCCCGGGACGTGCGCGACGTCCGGGACCGGATCGTCGCGGAGCTCATCGGGGTGCGCCCGCCGGGCGTGCCGCGCCCCGACCACCCGTTCGTCCTCGTGGCCGACGACCTCGCCCCGGCCGACACCGCCACCCTCGACCCGGAGGTCGTGCTCGGCGTCGTCACGAGCGGTGGCGGCCCGACGTCGCACACCGCGATCCTCGCCCGCGCCCTCGGCATCCCGGCGGTCGTCGCGGTGCGCGGCGCCGAGCAGATCGTCGACGGCGAGATCATCCTGCTCGACGGCGGTGCGGGCGTCGTGGTGCGCGCGCCGGACCCCGCGACCGTCGCCGCGGCGCAGCAGCGCGAGGCGGCCCGCCGCGCCTTCGACGGCACCGGCCGGACGGCCGACGGCACCCGTGTCGAGCTGCTGGCCAACGTGGCCGACCCTGCGGGGGCGCAGGCCGCGACCGAGGCGCACGCGGAGGGCGTGGGACTCTTCCGCACCGAGTTCTGCTTCCTCGGCCGCAGCGCCGAGCCGGCGGTGTCCGAGCAGGTCGCGGCGTACCGGCGGGTGCTGGCGTCGTTCCCGGGCCGCAAGGTCGTGGTGCGCACCCTGGACGCGGGCGCCGACAAGCCGCTGCCGTTCGTGACGTCCGACGGCGAGCCCAACCCGGCGCTCGGTGTGCGGGGTCTGCGGACCGCCGTCCGGCGTCCCGCGGTGCTGGACCGTCAGCTCCAGGCGATCGCCACGGCGGCCGACGCGGAGAACGCCGACGTGTGGGTCATGGCGCCCATGGTGTCCACCGCCGCCGAGGCCGCCGAGTTCGTCGCGGCGTGCGCCCGGCACGGGCTGAGCACGGCCGGGGTGATGATCGAGGTCCCGGCCGCCGCGCTGCGGGCCGCGAGCGTCTTCGAGCACGCCGCGTTCGGCAGCCTCGGCACGAACGACCTCGTGCAGTACACGATGGCCGCGGACCGCATGCTCGGCGACCTCGCCACCCTGTCGACGCCGTGGCAGCCCGCCGTGCTCGACCTGGTGCGGGCCACGTGCGACGGCGCCGCCGTCCACGGTCGCCCGGTCGGGGTGTGCGGCGAGGCGGCCGCCGACGCCACCCTCGCGCCCGTGCTCGTCGGGCTGGGCGTGCGCTCCCTGTCGATGACGCCGCGGGCGCTCGCCGACGTCGCGGCGGTCCTGGCGCGCGTCGACCTCGACGAGTGCCGGCGTCTCGCCGACCTCGCGCTGGCGGTCGACGACCCCATCGCCGCCCGGTCGGCGGTGCGCGACGCGATCCGTCCCGTCCTCACCGACCTGGGTCTCTGA
- a CDS encoding PTS sugar transporter subunit IIA — translation MPLTVLSPVAGTVVAVTDVPDPVFAEQMVGPGVGVEPADGVVVAPVDGRVVSLHPHAFVVQAADGAVLVHLGIDTVQLGGAGFDVRTTVGDDVTAGQPLVAWDPPAVRAGGRATVCPVVVLEADPAALVVLAAPGSVVAPGDPLLRVG, via the coding sequence GTGCCGCTCACCGTCCTGTCCCCCGTCGCGGGGACCGTCGTCGCCGTCACCGACGTCCCCGACCCCGTGTTCGCCGAGCAGATGGTGGGTCCCGGCGTCGGCGTCGAGCCCGCCGACGGCGTCGTCGTCGCCCCCGTCGACGGCCGCGTCGTGTCGCTGCACCCGCACGCGTTCGTCGTGCAGGCCGCCGACGGCGCGGTGCTCGTCCACCTCGGGATCGACACCGTCCAGCTCGGCGGCGCGGGGTTCGACGTCCGCACGACGGTCGGCGACGACGTCACCGCCGGTCAGCCCCTCGTCGCCTGGGACCCGCCCGCCGTGCGTGCCGGGGGCCGCGCCACCGTCTGCCCTGTCGTCGTGCTCGAGGCCGACCCGGCCGCCCTCGTCGTGCTCGCCGCGCCGGGGAGCGTCGTCGCGCCCGGCGACCCGCTGCTGCGCGTCGGCTGA
- a CDS encoding GntR family transcriptional regulator, whose translation MSTAADAAPAHRSDRLRAYLTELVRELAVGDLVPSERELTARFGVARTTVRRVVDVLVAEGLLERAQGRGTFVAPPRADFQMRITTFGEEVRRRGMTPGSRVLVAVTLPAPAGVADTLALDPGALVHRVQRLRTADGEPWAVEDAWIPAGLAPQLLHGGVPESLDAALRAHGHPPTDGAETISAADATEEERRLLGMPGTRAVLRIDRRTFAHDVPLIHSLTSFRGDRYAMFVPLDGARSPGPVGG comes from the coding sequence ATGTCGACGGCAGCGGACGCCGCACCGGCCCACCGGTCCGACCGGCTGCGGGCGTACCTCACGGAACTCGTGCGCGAGCTGGCCGTCGGCGACCTCGTCCCGTCCGAGCGGGAGCTCACCGCCCGGTTCGGGGTCGCCCGCACGACGGTGCGCCGGGTCGTGGACGTCCTCGTCGCCGAGGGCCTGCTGGAACGGGCGCAGGGCCGGGGCACGTTCGTCGCCCCGCCGCGTGCGGACTTCCAGATGCGGATCACGACGTTCGGCGAGGAGGTCCGCCGCCGCGGCATGACGCCGGGCTCGCGGGTGCTGGTCGCCGTCACCCTGCCCGCCCCCGCCGGCGTGGCGGACACCCTCGCCCTGGACCCCGGCGCCCTCGTCCACCGCGTGCAGCGGCTGCGCACCGCCGACGGCGAGCCCTGGGCCGTGGAGGACGCGTGGATCCCCGCCGGGCTCGCCCCGCAGCTGCTGCACGGGGGCGTGCCGGAGTCGCTGGACGCCGCCCTGCGCGCCCACGGCCACCCGCCCACCGACGGGGCCGAGACGATCTCCGCCGCGGACGCCACCGAGGAGGAACGCAGGCTGCTCGGCATGCCGGGCACGCGGGCGGTGCTGCGGATCGACCGGCGCACGTTCGCCCACGACGTCCCGCTCATCCACTCGCTGACGTCGTTCCGCGGCGACCGCTACGCCATGTTCGTGCCGCTCGACGGGGCACGTTCCCCCGGGCCGGTCGGCGGCTGA
- a CDS encoding YhgE/Pip domain-containing protein, whose product MNRVRQNPWAVAAVVLLPLLALGILLASLWDPIDRLDTVQAAIVNDDEPVEVDGQTVPLGRQLTAGLVGGAEDSDVNYDWNITDAEHAADGLADGTYAAVVTIPEGFSAAATSFGSDDPSDARQATIDISTPPGGRVVDDALARIVATTATSVMGSSLTETYVDNVLIGFDQLSDGIGQAADGAHQLADGAEQSADGADQLADGAGELADGADQYAAGVGQAGDGADELASGASQYAAGVGAAADGADQLADGADQLADGVSDAASGTKPLVDGAEQVAGGVAGVSGGIRETADGADDLADGGYDLADGADQVAAGIGGLAEQAGAIDAELPSEGDIEAGLDEIAAGYDENAAAVEDALDQAATALGCEATPTSEACVQLAAVEESLSSLSNDVTGDFDAFSEALVGARDQVTQLADGTAQLAAGAEGVATGTRGIADGNADLADGLRELAVGNDDLAAGADGVADGVSQLADGLGELDSGAAGLATGVSGLASGFGELDSGAQGLATGAQGLASGFGQLESGATDLATGADGVAEGTVGLADGVGQLASGTDDLAGGLDQTVDGIPTYSDSERENLATVVADPVSAPGVADLSTGATGPLFAVVALWLGALALMTIFPPVVAHALGSTRSALRLTLTAGAVPAAIGAGTGALVGAVLAAVEGVSAWAWVGAIGVGALVSVTFVVTHLGFLAWLGNVGRGISLLITVLLIGTAVVGTVPPVLVAVADFLPTGAGSDALSAVVVPGVGGLAGALTVLVLWLLAGLGLGLGAAARARRTRVAALLPG is encoded by the coding sequence ATGAACCGCGTGCGGCAGAACCCGTGGGCGGTCGCGGCCGTCGTGCTCCTTCCCCTGCTGGCGCTGGGCATCCTGCTGGCCTCGCTGTGGGACCCGATCGACCGCCTGGACACGGTGCAGGCCGCGATCGTCAACGACGACGAGCCGGTGGAGGTGGACGGCCAGACCGTGCCGCTGGGCCGCCAGCTCACCGCGGGCCTGGTGGGCGGCGCCGAGGACTCCGACGTCAACTACGACTGGAACATCACCGACGCGGAGCACGCCGCCGACGGCCTGGCCGACGGCACGTACGCGGCGGTCGTGACGATCCCGGAGGGCTTCTCGGCCGCGGCGACGTCGTTCGGGTCGGACGACCCGTCGGACGCCCGGCAGGCCACCATCGACATCTCGACGCCGCCCGGCGGGCGGGTGGTGGACGACGCGCTCGCGCGGATCGTCGCGACGACGGCGACGTCGGTCATGGGGTCGTCGCTCACGGAGACGTACGTGGACAACGTGCTCATCGGCTTCGACCAGCTCTCCGACGGCATCGGCCAGGCGGCCGACGGGGCGCACCAGCTCGCCGACGGCGCGGAGCAGTCGGCGGACGGCGCGGACCAGCTCGCGGACGGCGCCGGCGAGCTCGCGGACGGTGCCGACCAGTACGCGGCGGGCGTCGGCCAGGCCGGGGACGGCGCGGACGAGCTCGCCTCCGGTGCCTCGCAGTACGCCGCGGGCGTGGGCGCGGCGGCGGACGGCGCGGACCAGCTCGCCGACGGCGCGGACCAGCTCGCGGACGGCGTCTCGGACGCCGCGTCGGGAACGAAGCCGCTGGTGGACGGCGCGGAGCAGGTGGCGGGCGGCGTCGCGGGCGTCTCGGGCGGCATCCGGGAGACCGCGGACGGCGCCGACGACCTCGCCGACGGCGGCTACGACCTCGCCGACGGCGCGGACCAGGTGGCGGCCGGGATCGGCGGGCTCGCCGAGCAGGCGGGCGCGATCGACGCCGAGCTCCCGTCCGAGGGTGACATCGAGGCGGGCCTCGACGAGATCGCCGCCGGCTACGACGAGAACGCCGCTGCGGTCGAGGACGCCCTCGACCAGGCGGCGACGGCGCTGGGCTGCGAGGCCACCCCGACGTCGGAGGCGTGCGTGCAGCTCGCCGCCGTCGAGGAGAGCCTGTCGAGCCTGTCGAACGACGTCACGGGCGACTTCGACGCGTTCTCCGAGGCACTCGTCGGGGCGCGCGACCAGGTCACGCAGCTCGCGGACGGCACCGCACAGCTCGCCGCCGGCGCCGAGGGCGTCGCGACGGGCACGCGCGGCATCGCCGACGGCAACGCCGACCTCGCGGACGGTCTGCGCGAGCTGGCCGTCGGCAACGACGACCTCGCCGCGGGCGCGGACGGCGTCGCCGACGGCGTCTCGCAGCTCGCGGACGGCCTGGGGGAGCTCGACTCGGGTGCCGCGGGGCTGGCGACCGGGGTGTCCGGGCTGGCGTCCGGGTTCGGGGAGCTCGACTCGGGTGCGCAGGGCCTGGCGACCGGCGCGCAGGGCCTGGCGTCCGGGTTCGGGCAGCTCGAGTCCGGTGCGACGGACCTCGCGACGGGTGCGGACGGCGTCGCCGAGGGCACGGTGGGTCTGGCCGACGGCGTCGGTCAGCTCGCCTCGGGCACGGACGACCTCGCGGGCGGCCTGGACCAGACCGTGGACGGCATCCCCACCTACAGCGACTCCGAGCGGGAGAACCTGGCGACGGTCGTCGCGGACCCGGTGTCCGCACCGGGCGTGGCCGACCTGTCCACGGGGGCGACGGGCCCGCTGTTCGCGGTCGTGGCCCTGTGGCTCGGGGCGCTGGCCCTCATGACGATCTTCCCGCCGGTGGTGGCGCACGCGCTCGGCTCCACGCGTTCCGCGCTGCGCCTGACGCTCACGGCCGGGGCGGTGCCGGCCGCGATCGGCGCGGGCACGGGCGCGCTGGTCGGGGCGGTCCTCGCCGCGGTCGAGGGCGTGTCCGCGTGGGCGTGGGTCGGCGCGATCGGGGTGGGCGCCCTGGTGTCGGTGACGTTCGTCGTCACGCACCTCGGGTTCCTCGCCTGGCTGGGCAACGTGGGCCGGGGGATCAGCCTGCTCATCACGGTGCTGCTCATCGGCACGGCCGTTGTGGGGACGGTCCCGCCGGTGCTCGTGGCGGTGGCCGACTTCCTGCCGACCGGCGCCGGGTCGGACGCGCTGAGCGCCGTCGTCGTCCCGGGGGTCGGGGGCCTGGCCGGCGCGCTGACCGTCCTGGTGCTGTGGCTGCTCGCCGGGCTGGGCCTGGGCCTCGGCGCCGCCGCCCGGGCCCGCCGGACGCGGGTGGCCGCGCTGCTGCCGGGCTGA